Proteins encoded within one genomic window of Dyadobacter chenhuakuii:
- a CDS encoding shikimate dehydrogenase family protein has translation MNLYGLIGFPLTHSFSKRYFTDKFLREKIRESSYELFEMSSLEGLPALLKKKTDLKGLNVTIPFKTEVISYLDDLDDASAERIGAVNTIKIYADGSTKGFNTDYYGFRQSLEEWMDKRGEKCSNFSALVLGNGGAAKAVQVALQDMHMDYKLVSRQKSDDSIMYEELTEEVMNSFLLIINTTPLGMYPKIEECPNIPYQFVTKKHYLYDLVYNPAETLFLKKGAEKGAAVQNGLKMLELQAEKAWEIWTQEENLWSV, from the coding sequence ATGAACCTATACGGCCTGATCGGATTTCCCCTGACCCACTCTTTTTCAAAGCGCTATTTCACCGACAAGTTTCTCCGTGAGAAAATCAGGGAAAGCAGCTACGAACTGTTTGAAATGAGCTCACTGGAAGGATTGCCGGCTTTATTAAAAAAGAAGACGGATCTGAAAGGTTTGAATGTGACTATTCCCTTTAAAACAGAGGTAATATCCTACCTGGATGATCTGGACGATGCTTCTGCGGAGCGTATCGGAGCCGTTAACACCATCAAAATATATGCTGACGGCAGCACAAAAGGTTTCAATACAGACTATTACGGCTTCCGACAGTCGCTGGAAGAATGGATGGACAAGCGGGGTGAAAAGTGCAGCAATTTCAGTGCATTGGTGCTAGGAAATGGCGGCGCTGCCAAAGCGGTCCAGGTTGCTTTGCAGGATATGCATATGGATTATAAGCTGGTTTCCCGCCAGAAAAGTGATGACTCCATCATGTATGAGGAATTGACGGAAGAAGTCATGAATTCATTTTTACTGATCATCAATACAACGCCGCTGGGCATGTATCCCAAAATTGAGGAGTGCCCTAATATTCCTTACCAGTTCGTTACAAAAAAGCATTATCTGTACGACCTGGTCTACAATCCTGCGGAAACATTGTTCCTGAAAAAAGGGGCTGAGAAGGGCGCAGCTGTTCAGAATGGCCTGAAAATGCTGGAACTGCAAGCAGAAAAAGCCTGGGAGATCTGGACGCAGGAAGAAAACTTGTGGAGCGTTTAA
- the prmC gene encoding peptide chain release factor N(5)-glutamine methyltransferase codes for MTSARQLYQYILKGITVYPEKEAQAIAFMLLEHYMRLRNIDVLVDRPVPENTAQPDWDTIIARLNDNEPVQHIIGSTEFCGLEFRVSSSVLIPRPETEELVRMVTRDYAEPDKNISILDIGTGSGCIAIVLARFLPHVSVHAWDVSDEALEVARENARQLIADVTFAKQDMLNVTFPLPGNIIQFDCLVSNPPYVTYSEQEHMRPNVLRFEPHEALFVEDSDPLLFYKAIADFGIHHLKPEGKCYVEINEHFGAGTKQVFEERNYKNVEILRDIHGKDRFVRAIWK; via the coding sequence ATGACTTCGGCACGTCAGTTATATCAATATATACTAAAAGGCATTACAGTTTATCCCGAAAAAGAAGCGCAGGCAATCGCTTTTATGTTACTCGAACATTATATGCGGCTTCGCAATATTGATGTACTTGTGGACAGACCGGTTCCTGAAAACACGGCCCAGCCGGATTGGGATACGATTATCGCGCGGTTGAATGACAATGAACCCGTTCAGCATATCATCGGATCCACCGAGTTTTGCGGACTCGAATTCCGCGTTTCATCCTCCGTACTGATCCCGCGCCCCGAAACGGAAGAGCTGGTGAGAATGGTGACCCGCGATTACGCAGAACCGGACAAAAATATTTCTATTCTCGACATTGGAACCGGCAGTGGCTGCATTGCCATTGTGCTTGCACGTTTCCTGCCACACGTTTCGGTACACGCCTGGGATGTTTCGGATGAAGCCCTGGAAGTTGCCCGCGAAAATGCGCGTCAGCTCATTGCCGACGTAACTTTTGCCAAGCAGGATATGCTTAATGTCACGTTCCCGCTCCCCGGCAACATTATCCAGTTTGACTGCCTCGTGAGTAACCCGCCATATGTAACTTACTCAGAGCAGGAACATATGCGCCCGAATGTCCTTCGTTTTGAACCCCACGAAGCATTATTTGTGGAAGACAGCGACCCATTGCTGTTTTACAAAGCCATCGCAGATTTTGGCATACACCATTTAAAACCCGAAGGAAAGTGTTACGTAGAAATCAACGAGCACTTCGGAGCCGGGACCAAGCAGGTTTTTGAGGAAAGAAATTATAAGAACGTAGAAATCCTGCGCGACATCCACGGAAAAGACCGCTTCGTAAGAGCGATCTGGAAGTAA
- a CDS encoding S8 family serine peptidase has product MEWKKLYHTLSFFALTSLSVTAQNGKDFKVLLNSGSFTPEKNISANKQGANLRTAADGSRTFVVIQFESIPNNAERDELKKQGIELLDYIPNNAYTATVAGNSDKSALARMHGRAIFELTPEQKMQPGLAKGQLPVHAVKLPGTVDVWINYPRSFTYQEISSQLKAKGFEIISDQYKDYQVVALRIPDNRIKELAGQPFVQYVQAAPAQDKAFNNRSLVNGRAGLLHSTLPNGRKLTGKGVVLGHGDDANPMLHIDFNNRIINRAAIEAGQHGMHTMGTMAGAGIMNELYAGYAPKATIVSQSFSNIIAYSPQYVNDFGMVVTNNSYGGEINNCETYGIYDLYSRILDEQAFQLPNLQHVFSAGNSGGGTCSPYPLGFGNVISGYQTAKNVISVGNTTDGGAIASNSSVGPVRDGRIKPEIVALGSSVRSTIPTNLYTNGSGTSMSSPAISGGLALLYERFRQVNGGANPKNALMKALICNGATDRGNEGPDYKFGFGWMDLSRSVKMLEDKNYVSGSVEHQQTLTHNIQVPAGTAQLKVMLYYNDPAAAVLSTQNLVNDLDLKVSDPSNNPTLPRLLDPTPSKVNATATTGADRVNNVEQVTINNPAAGNYTISVNGHAVPQNPSQEYFVVYDFIPAATTITYPLGNERLKDGDALIISWNAPTDPQSTYTVQFSTNNGGSWTNIAANLAAAIRQTTWTIPAGTTTDQAKIKVIHKKNNNVVGESSSEAFTIVGIPALTLSSLQCEGYISLDWTAVPGATDYEIMLLKGEEMMPVGTTTQNKYVLSGMLKDSTYTMSVRARINGHPGRRGLAISRRPDSGTCAGTISDNDLKIESILTPVGSGRKNTSSELGNAIFVKIRIKNLDDVDFNGPVEVGYVLDGQAIPPQTISPFIEKGKTYDHTFSIGADMSQVRDYNLQVFIHSQPDLISANDTLTKSFRQLPNDQIALPFLDDIENLPIQTWVKSQTGLTGDGRYDFSSSTTAGRLRTFLNTGMAASGQRALTLDANRYFSAGNISYLDGTFNLAAFDVEDVDVRLNFKYKNHGQKTNANNRVWIRGADTDPWIEAYDLFANQNSAQDGYKMPQGIELSKLLALNNKNFSSSFQVRWGQWGKIIAADYMTGAGYSFDDIMLYVVTDDIQTLAVTQPAAENCGLGNAEPVIAQIRNSSARTITNIPVYLQLNDGSIITDTIASLAKRTTIDYTFNDKVDLSAYGWHVIKVWAGLDTDSYRLNDTLTVKIHNAPVISAYPYLENFESNDGHWYTKGTNSSWQHGKPVSTQINTAPSGKNIWKTNLAGTNNDREESYLISPCFNVTGLNAPTLSFSVALDMEVCDPVPCDIAYLEYSGDGGAWTRLGMQGQGTSWYNKTYSGKGSWSIQDFVRWHVATIPLPTGFASLKIRFVFSADNFNNREGIALDDIHIYDQANGIYDEASTGSPITQNVPATNNWVHFLKNNKLVASVNANGQNIGNTDVQAYVNTSGVRQANSNYYLDKNFTIKPQNSYLADSAVVRLYFLESEALALVNATGCNTCDKPANAYELGISKFKSTDLSKEDGNIDNSLGIGWTFHPSANVKKVPYDRGYYAELKVKTFSEFWLAKNFIGSGEALPVSLISFSARKKDADGDKSVLLEWQTTSEENFDHFEIEVAAGNDAYRQNQFVKLGEMISRGGLNVTQGYAFTDKRSSQTGVLYYRLKMVDTDKSYRYSSVKPVFFDDKPSWQVYPNPSTGMFYVTYQANTGAEVTVNVYDNGGRMYQRSKSAATGFVQKHKMDLTGAEYGSGTYLLEVVSGKEKQVFHVLKH; this is encoded by the coding sequence ATGGAATGGAAGAAACTTTACCACACACTATCGTTTTTCGCACTAACCTCCCTATCAGTTACCGCCCAGAACGGTAAGGATTTTAAGGTCCTTTTAAACAGCGGGTCATTCACTCCCGAAAAAAATATCAGCGCCAACAAGCAAGGCGCCAATCTCAGAACAGCGGCAGACGGTTCGCGTACTTTCGTTGTGATACAGTTTGAATCCATCCCGAACAATGCGGAGCGGGATGAGCTTAAAAAGCAGGGCATTGAGTTGCTGGATTACATTCCCAACAATGCTTATACAGCAACAGTCGCCGGCAATTCGGATAAAAGTGCGTTGGCCCGGATGCACGGACGGGCCATTTTTGAATTAACTCCTGAACAAAAAATGCAGCCGGGACTTGCCAAAGGTCAGCTTCCTGTTCATGCAGTCAAGTTGCCGGGCACGGTGGACGTCTGGATTAATTATCCCCGATCTTTTACTTATCAGGAAATCAGCAGCCAGTTGAAGGCAAAGGGTTTTGAAATTATTTCGGATCAATATAAAGATTATCAGGTTGTTGCCTTACGCATTCCGGATAACCGCATTAAGGAGCTTGCCGGACAGCCATTTGTCCAGTATGTGCAAGCCGCACCAGCTCAGGATAAAGCATTTAACAACCGGAGCCTTGTAAATGGGCGTGCCGGTTTGCTGCATTCAACATTACCCAATGGCCGTAAGCTGACAGGAAAGGGTGTTGTCCTTGGGCATGGCGATGATGCCAATCCCATGCTGCACATTGATTTCAATAACCGCATTATTAACCGGGCTGCCATTGAAGCCGGGCAGCATGGCATGCATACCATGGGAACCATGGCCGGGGCAGGCATTATGAACGAGCTTTATGCAGGTTATGCGCCCAAAGCGACCATTGTTTCGCAAAGTTTCTCCAATATCATTGCCTATTCTCCGCAGTATGTGAATGATTTCGGGATGGTTGTGACCAATAACTCTTACGGTGGCGAGATAAACAATTGCGAAACTTACGGCATTTACGATCTCTATTCACGCATTCTGGACGAACAGGCATTTCAATTGCCCAATCTACAACACGTTTTTTCGGCGGGTAACAGCGGTGGAGGCACCTGTTCTCCATATCCACTGGGTTTTGGCAATGTGATCAGCGGTTATCAGACTGCCAAAAACGTCATCAGTGTCGGCAATACGACCGATGGAGGAGCGATCGCAAGCAATTCAAGCGTCGGGCCTGTGCGTGACGGGCGCATCAAGCCGGAAATTGTGGCATTAGGCTCATCGGTCCGGTCGACGATTCCCACTAACCTTTATACTAATGGAAGTGGAACGAGTATGTCGAGCCCGGCGATTTCGGGTGGTCTGGCGTTGCTTTACGAGCGGTTTCGTCAGGTCAACGGCGGCGCCAATCCTAAAAATGCATTGATGAAAGCGCTGATCTGCAATGGCGCAACGGACAGGGGAAATGAAGGCCCGGATTATAAGTTTGGCTTTGGCTGGATGGATCTTTCGCGGTCTGTGAAAATGCTGGAAGATAAAAACTACGTAAGCGGGTCGGTTGAACATCAGCAGACATTAACGCATAACATTCAGGTTCCGGCAGGAACGGCGCAGTTGAAAGTAATGCTGTATTATAATGATCCGGCAGCAGCAGTGCTTTCTACTCAAAACCTGGTCAACGACCTGGATTTGAAAGTATCAGATCCATCGAACAATCCGACACTTCCCAGGCTGCTCGATCCTACGCCGTCGAAAGTAAATGCGACAGCCACGACCGGCGCGGACCGTGTCAATAATGTGGAGCAGGTTACCATCAATAATCCTGCTGCAGGGAATTACACAATCTCGGTCAATGGCCACGCCGTTCCGCAGAACCCTTCCCAGGAGTATTTCGTCGTTTATGATTTCATTCCTGCCGCAACCACCATCACTTACCCGCTAGGTAATGAGCGATTGAAAGATGGGGATGCCTTGATCATCAGCTGGAATGCTCCTACGGATCCACAGAGCACTTATACAGTTCAGTTTTCAACCAATAATGGTGGCTCATGGACAAATATTGCCGCGAACCTGGCTGCTGCAATAAGGCAGACAACCTGGACCATCCCGGCCGGGACGACCACGGATCAAGCCAAAATCAAGGTCATTCACAAGAAGAATAACAATGTGGTTGGCGAAAGCAGCAGCGAAGCCTTTACCATTGTCGGCATCCCGGCCCTGACTTTATCCAGCCTGCAATGTGAGGGTTACATCTCCCTTGACTGGACCGCCGTCCCGGGCGCAACGGACTACGAGATAATGCTTTTGAAAGGCGAAGAGATGATGCCTGTGGGCACCACGACGCAAAACAAGTATGTGCTGAGCGGAATGTTGAAAGATTCTACTTATACCATGTCGGTCCGGGCGCGCATCAACGGGCATCCGGGCAGAAGAGGGCTTGCCATTTCGAGGAGGCCGGACAGCGGGACCTGTGCCGGTACCATTTCCGACAATGATTTAAAAATTGAATCCATACTGACACCAGTTGGTTCTGGGCGGAAAAACACCTCTTCGGAGCTTGGTAATGCGATTTTTGTCAAGATCAGGATCAAAAACCTGGATGATGTGGACTTTAACGGGCCCGTTGAGGTAGGTTATGTTCTGGATGGGCAAGCCATCCCGCCGCAGACTATATCGCCTTTTATCGAAAAAGGAAAAACATATGACCATACATTCAGCATTGGCGCTGATATGAGCCAGGTGCGTGATTATAATTTGCAGGTTTTTATCCACAGTCAGCCTGATCTGATTTCAGCCAACGACACGCTTACCAAAAGTTTCAGGCAGCTGCCCAATGATCAGATCGCTTTGCCTTTTTTGGATGACATTGAAAACCTGCCCATTCAGACCTGGGTGAAAAGTCAGACGGGGCTCACCGGTGACGGCAGATATGATTTCAGTTCTTCCACTACGGCCGGACGTTTGAGGACATTTCTGAACACCGGCATGGCCGCCTCGGGCCAAAGGGCGTTGACGCTCGACGCGAACCGTTATTTTTCAGCAGGAAACATCAGTTATCTGGACGGAACATTCAATCTCGCCGCTTTTGATGTAGAAGATGTGGATGTAAGGTTGAATTTTAAATACAAAAATCACGGACAAAAGACCAATGCCAACAACCGCGTCTGGATCCGTGGAGCAGACACCGATCCCTGGATTGAAGCTTATGACCTGTTTGCAAATCAAAATTCTGCTCAGGACGGCTATAAAATGCCGCAGGGAATCGAGCTCAGCAAACTGCTGGCTTTGAACAACAAAAATTTCTCATCCAGTTTTCAGGTCCGCTGGGGCCAGTGGGGCAAGATTATCGCCGCCGATTACATGACCGGGGCGGGTTATTCATTTGATGACATTATGCTTTATGTGGTTACGGATGACATTCAAACATTGGCCGTTACGCAGCCGGCAGCCGAAAATTGCGGTTTAGGCAATGCTGAACCTGTTATAGCACAAATTCGCAACAGCTCAGCGAGGACCATTACCAACATTCCGGTTTATCTGCAACTGAACGATGGTTCCATTATCACCGACACCATTGCTTCGCTGGCCAAGCGGACGACCATCGACTATACATTCAATGATAAAGTGGATTTGTCAGCTTACGGCTGGCATGTGATAAAGGTTTGGGCTGGTTTGGATACGGATAGTTACCGGTTGAATGATACGCTGACGGTAAAAATCCATAACGCGCCGGTGATCAGCGCTTATCCTTATCTCGAAAACTTTGAAAGCAATGACGGCCATTGGTATACAAAAGGAACAAACAGCTCCTGGCAGCACGGAAAGCCCGTTTCTACGCAAATAAATACCGCTCCCAGCGGGAAGAATATTTGGAAAACCAATCTTGCAGGCACAAACAACGACCGGGAAGAATCTTATCTGATATCACCCTGCTTCAATGTTACCGGGCTGAATGCACCCACACTGAGTTTCAGCGTGGCGCTGGATATGGAAGTTTGTGACCCCGTGCCGTGCGACATTGCCTACCTGGAATATTCGGGTGATGGCGGTGCATGGACGAGGCTGGGGATGCAGGGGCAGGGCACAAGTTGGTACAACAAAACATACTCCGGAAAAGGGTCCTGGAGCATCCAGGATTTTGTAAGATGGCATGTGGCTACTATTCCGTTGCCCACGGGGTTTGCCAGTTTGAAGATACGCTTTGTTTTCAGTGCCGATAATTTCAATAACAGGGAAGGCATCGCTTTGGACGACATCCATATTTATGACCAGGCCAATGGGATTTATGACGAAGCAAGCACGGGTTCACCCATTACGCAAAATGTTCCCGCCACCAATAATTGGGTGCATTTTCTGAAAAACAATAAGCTTGTGGCGTCGGTTAATGCCAATGGGCAAAATATCGGCAATACGGATGTGCAGGCTTATGTCAACACTTCGGGCGTCAGACAGGCTAACAGTAATTATTATCTGGATAAAAATTTTACAATCAAACCGCAAAATTCCTATCTGGCCGATTCGGCCGTGGTAAGGCTTTATTTCCTGGAAAGTGAGGCGCTGGCCTTGGTAAATGCAACGGGCTGTAACACCTGTGACAAGCCGGCCAATGCTTATGAGTTGGGAATTTCGAAGTTTAAGAGCACGGACCTGTCCAAAGAGGATGGTAACATTGATAACAGTTTGGGTATCGGATGGACTTTTCACCCATCGGCCAATGTTAAGAAAGTGCCTTATGACAGAGGTTATTATGCTGAGTTGAAGGTAAAAACATTCTCTGAATTCTGGCTTGCCAAAAACTTCATCGGTTCCGGTGAAGCATTGCCTGTTTCGCTGATCAGCTTCTCGGCCAGGAAAAAAGATGCCGATGGTGATAAATCGGTTTTGCTCGAATGGCAGACTACTTCCGAAGAAAACTTTGACCATTTCGAGATTGAAGTAGCAGCTGGAAATGACGCCTACCGCCAGAATCAATTCGTGAAATTGGGTGAAATGATATCCCGAGGCGGTTTGAACGTGACACAGGGTTATGCATTTACGGACAAGCGTTCATCGCAAACGGGTGTGCTTTATTATCGGTTAAAAATGGTGGACACGGATAAAAGTTACCGGTATTCGAGCGTTAAACCTGTGTTTTTTGATGATAAACCATCCTGGCAGGTTTACCCAAATCCCTCCACAGGCATGTTTTATGTCACTTATCAGGCCAATACGGGTGCGGAGGTGACCGTGAATGTATATGACAACGGCGGCCGTATGTACCAAAGGTCGAAATCGGCAGCAACGGGTTTTGTCCAAAAGCATAAAATGGACCTTACCGGCGCGGAATATGGTTCCGGGACTTATTTACTGGAAGTGGTGAGTGGAAAGGAAAAGCAGGTCTTTCATGTTTTGAAGCATTAA
- a CDS encoding nucleoside hydrolase: MYSQTGSRLPKTLILDTDIGPDYDDVGAMAVMHALADKGEVRPLAVIASNKNEYVVPTIDLINTFFGRPELPTGAPKGAGAPAFGATQKWPEMLVEKYPHKIKNTADAEDAVTVYRKILAKQPDQSVTIVTIGFLTNLANLLDSKPDAHSPLSGLGLVKKKVSGLVSMAGKFPAGREYNVYADSLASQKVFTEWPTEIIFSGFEIGQEIRTGVHVIANERLKGPVKDAYQMAMSKSKEDANGRQSWDQTAVLVGVRGVQPYFGLKRGKIVITDGNNTWQDDPMGPHAYLTPGMPTAQLTALIEGLMMWEGKK, from the coding sequence GTGTATTCTCAAACAGGAAGCCGGCTCCCCAAAACATTAATTCTGGATACGGACATTGGCCCGGATTATGACGATGTGGGCGCCATGGCGGTCATGCATGCCTTGGCAGACAAGGGGGAAGTAAGGCCTTTGGCGGTGATCGCTTCCAATAAAAATGAATATGTAGTGCCTACGATCGACCTGATCAACACATTTTTCGGACGACCCGAACTGCCAACAGGAGCGCCGAAAGGAGCGGGAGCGCCAGCCTTTGGCGCTACGCAAAAATGGCCCGAAATGCTGGTTGAAAAGTATCCGCACAAGATCAAAAATACCGCCGACGCAGAAGATGCGGTAACGGTTTATCGTAAAATTTTAGCCAAACAACCGGATCAGAGCGTCACTATCGTCACTATTGGTTTTTTAACAAACCTGGCTAATCTGCTTGATTCGAAACCTGATGCACATTCTCCCTTGTCGGGGCTGGGCCTGGTGAAGAAGAAAGTAAGCGGCCTTGTGAGCATGGCCGGTAAATTTCCGGCAGGACGTGAATACAATGTATATGCAGACTCACTCGCCTCTCAGAAGGTTTTCACGGAATGGCCCACGGAAATCATTTTCAGCGGTTTTGAAATAGGGCAGGAGATCCGGACCGGTGTGCATGTGATTGCAAATGAAAGATTAAAAGGCCCCGTTAAAGATGCTTACCAAATGGCCATGTCCAAAAGCAAGGAGGATGCCAATGGCCGCCAGAGCTGGGACCAGACTGCAGTGCTCGTCGGCGTACGTGGTGTACAGCCTTATTTTGGACTAAAACGCGGGAAAATCGTCATTACAGATGGGAACAACACCTGGCAGGACGACCCCATGGGCCCGCACGCGTACCTCACACCCGGCATGCCGACTGCCCAGCTCACTGCATTGATCGAAGGATTAATGATGTGGGAAGGTAAAAAATAG
- the ribD gene encoding bifunctional diaminohydroxyphosphoribosylaminopyrimidine deaminase/5-amino-6-(5-phosphoribosylamino)uracil reductase RibD produces MDADIQWMRRALQLAGNGRGSVSPNPMVGCVIVHEGEIIGEGWHRQYGGPHAEVWAVKDAELKGNAHLLPASTAYVTLEPCSHMGKTPPCADLIISKRLKKVVICNNDPNPLVSGRGISRMLDAGIEVEIGVLAAEGLALNKRFFTSMEQKRPYVILKWAETADGFLGPETGGPLRISGTLSNMRVHQWRTEEDAILVGYKTALMDNPRLNVRNWEGRDPVRVVLDRHLQLPQTLNLFSKIQPTIVVNYLQESSLPDSPERYSSSLNISYLKVNPGADEIGQMLTSLLARKIQSIFVEGGAAVINAFLQAGLWDEIRRCQGPPVIGNGVKTPVATGILTSSEKVEKDLWTYYSRI; encoded by the coding sequence ATGGACGCAGATATTCAATGGATGAGACGGGCTTTGCAGCTTGCCGGCAACGGTCGGGGAAGTGTAAGTCCTAACCCGATGGTGGGGTGCGTGATCGTCCATGAAGGCGAAATCATAGGAGAGGGCTGGCACCGGCAGTATGGCGGTCCGCACGCGGAAGTTTGGGCTGTTAAGGATGCCGAATTAAAAGGAAATGCGCATTTGCTGCCCGCATCCACGGCATATGTTACATTGGAGCCTTGCTCACATATGGGCAAGACGCCTCCCTGCGCGGATCTGATCATTAGTAAGCGACTCAAAAAAGTGGTCATTTGCAACAATGATCCCAACCCACTGGTGTCAGGAAGAGGCATTTCGCGTATGCTGGACGCTGGGATTGAGGTTGAAATCGGCGTGCTGGCAGCGGAAGGTTTGGCGCTCAACAAGCGGTTTTTCACTTCTATGGAGCAGAAAAGGCCTTATGTAATCCTGAAATGGGCCGAAACGGCCGACGGATTTCTTGGACCGGAAACGGGCGGGCCACTGCGGATCAGCGGAACGCTTTCAAACATGCGCGTGCATCAATGGCGGACGGAGGAAGACGCAATTTTGGTTGGTTACAAAACCGCATTAATGGACAATCCCAGGCTGAATGTTCGCAATTGGGAAGGCCGTGATCCGGTGCGCGTTGTCCTGGACAGACATTTGCAACTTCCCCAGACATTGAATTTATTCAGCAAAATACAGCCGACTATTGTTGTTAATTATTTGCAGGAGAGCAGCTTGCCGGATTCGCCAGAGCGTTATTCGTCCAGTTTGAACATCAGTTATTTAAAAGTTAACCCGGGTGCAGACGAGATCGGACAAATGCTCACAAGCCTGTTAGCCCGTAAAATCCAGTCCATTTTTGTTGAAGGCGGTGCCGCAGTGATCAATGCGTTTTTGCAGGCCGGCTTATGGGACGAGATCCGTCGTTGCCAGGGCCCGCCGGTTATTGGTAATGGCGTAAAAACCCCTGTTGCAACCGGCATTCTTACGTCGTCCGAAAAAGTAGAAAAAGATCTCTGGACCTATTATTCCCGCATTTAA